The Cellulomonas wangleii genome includes a region encoding these proteins:
- a CDS encoding DUF6760 family protein, with product MLRYPVDAVWQEIAYLAYHLHWPLDDLLDLEHLDRVRMVRAVAAMNEQAWEAVRDSV from the coding sequence GTGCTGCGCTACCCGGTCGACGCGGTCTGGCAGGAGATCGCCTACCTGGCGTACCACCTGCACTGGCCGCTCGACGACCTGCTGGACCTCGAGCACCTCGACCGGGTCCGCATGGTGCGGGCGGTCGCGGCGATGAACGAGCAGGCGTGGGAGGCGGTGCGCGACAGTGTCTGA
- a CDS encoding phage baseplate assembly protein V: protein MSTDVGTARLNPLVHTSFDVRLGGRALGVTELDDLLDVRVQRGVRTVGRASLTFVDRGYRLVTSRLAIGQDVEVRVDGTALFTGTVTALGTRADDRGSTTTVTAHDGAYALTTDAGVVARANVDASQVVAELARAARLTVQGWPVARTEPWHLQADSPLGLVDELAVASGLDWVVDGTTLRVWRRADGTASGSRRPRLTVGVDLEELSARQVGRPDATYVVQGWDAATTTSVRATADAPAPRAGFTARVDAGGATPQIQVGGLQVRSAEEARVRAQAVAARHGRVEAQGRGPLLPEVVPGGEVEVVEGGPLDGTYYVQEVEHRFDGRASRTTFVAGDREPVRLGGATGERAVRSARHTGLVVATVNSTDDPDRLGRVRVTFVTASDRTSSDWARVLAPGGGSAGGMVLQHEPGDEVLVAFEGGDVSRPVVLGGLHSAQALPPQTVRAQGGPRVRALHSRHGQRLVLGDGESGDDAYVELALGAAGHGLRISQQRAVLEVGQVPLRIVAGSSSIELDGTGKVTVRGTDVAVQADNELRLKGTTVRIEGTAKVEVTGAQVALKASGTAEVSASGPTKVVGNPVAIN, encoded by the coding sequence GTGAGCACGGACGTCGGGACCGCCCGGCTCAACCCGCTCGTGCACACGTCCTTCGACGTGCGCCTCGGTGGGCGCGCGCTGGGCGTCACGGAGCTCGACGACCTGCTCGACGTGCGGGTGCAGCGCGGCGTGCGGACCGTCGGCCGGGCGTCGCTGACGTTCGTGGACCGCGGGTACCGGCTGGTGACCTCGCGCCTCGCGATCGGGCAGGACGTCGAGGTGCGCGTCGACGGCACGGCCCTGTTCACCGGGACCGTCACGGCGCTGGGCACCCGCGCGGACGACCGCGGCAGCACCACCACCGTCACGGCCCACGACGGCGCGTACGCGCTGACCACCGACGCGGGGGTGGTGGCGCGCGCCAACGTCGACGCCTCCCAGGTGGTCGCCGAGCTGGCCCGCGCGGCCCGTCTGACCGTCCAGGGCTGGCCGGTCGCGCGCACCGAGCCGTGGCACCTGCAGGCGGACTCGCCGCTCGGGCTGGTCGACGAGCTCGCGGTCGCCTCCGGGCTCGACTGGGTGGTCGACGGCACGACGCTGCGCGTGTGGCGGCGGGCCGACGGCACCGCGTCCGGGTCGCGCCGCCCGCGCCTGACGGTCGGCGTGGACCTCGAGGAGCTGTCCGCGCGCCAGGTGGGACGTCCCGACGCGACGTACGTCGTGCAGGGCTGGGACGCCGCGACCACGACGTCCGTGCGCGCCACCGCCGACGCACCGGCGCCGCGCGCCGGGTTCACCGCCCGGGTGGACGCCGGGGGCGCCACGCCGCAGATCCAGGTCGGCGGGCTGCAGGTGCGTTCCGCCGAGGAGGCGCGGGTGCGCGCGCAGGCCGTGGCCGCCCGGCACGGCCGCGTCGAGGCGCAGGGGCGCGGCCCGCTGCTGCCCGAGGTCGTGCCCGGTGGCGAGGTCGAGGTCGTCGAGGGCGGCCCCCTCGACGGCACGTACTACGTGCAGGAGGTCGAGCACCGGTTCGACGGTCGCGCCTCGCGCACGACGTTCGTCGCGGGCGACCGTGAGCCGGTCCGCCTGGGCGGCGCCACGGGGGAGCGGGCCGTGCGGTCCGCGCGGCACACCGGGCTCGTCGTCGCGACCGTCAACAGCACCGACGACCCGGACCGCCTGGGTCGCGTGCGCGTCACGTTCGTGACCGCGTCGGACCGCACGTCGTCCGACTGGGCCCGCGTGCTCGCGCCCGGCGGCGGCAGCGCGGGCGGCATGGTCCTGCAGCACGAGCCGGGGGACGAGGTGCTCGTCGCGTTCGAGGGCGGCGACGTCAGCCGGCCGGTCGTGCTGGGCGGGCTGCACTCCGCGCAGGCGCTGCCGCCGCAGACCGTGCGCGCCCAGGGTGGTCCGCGCGTGCGGGCCCTGCACTCGCGCCACGGTCAGCGCCTCGTCCTGGGCGACGGCGAGTCGGGTGACGACGCGTACGTCGAGCTCGCGCTGGGCGCCGCCGGTCACGGGCTGCGGATCTCGCAGCAGCGGGCGGTCCTCGAGGTGGGGCAGGTCCCGCTGCGCATCGTCGCCGGGTCGTCGTCGATCGAGCTGGACGGCACGGGCAAGGTCACCGTGCGCGGCACCGACGTCGCGGTGCAGGCGGACAACGAGCTGCGGCTGAAGGGCACGACCGTGAGGATCGAGGGCACCGCCAAGGTCGAGGTCACGGGCGCGCAGGTCGCGCTCAAGGCCAGCGGCACCGCCGAGGTCTCCGCGTCGGGGCCGACGAAGGTCGTGGGCAACCCGGTGGCGATCAACTGA
- a CDS encoding phage tail protein: protein MGRADDWLLAQLPGGMVAEDFFARFVRIFQAEAETLLAHPDSLPHLADPRLAPPEMVRYLARWIGLPGLDADLPDDLQRDLLVAGAAALPWRGTAHGLRLLLEGYTGGPARVVDGGGVHPLGEEPDDDTAWVRLEATTPGRLTQDELVELVRAEVPAHVRVELVVGGRTVWPRPEEGSR from the coding sequence GTGGGACGCGCTGACGACTGGCTGCTGGCGCAGCTCCCCGGCGGGATGGTCGCGGAGGACTTCTTCGCGCGCTTCGTGCGGATCTTCCAGGCCGAGGCGGAGACGCTGCTCGCCCACCCGGACTCCCTGCCGCACCTCGCGGACCCGCGGCTCGCGCCGCCGGAGATGGTCCGGTACCTGGCCCGCTGGATCGGCCTGCCCGGTCTGGACGCGGACCTCCCCGACGACCTGCAGCGCGACCTGCTCGTCGCCGGCGCGGCCGCGCTGCCGTGGCGGGGGACGGCCCACGGGCTGCGCCTGCTGCTGGAGGGGTACACCGGCGGGCCGGCGCGGGTCGTGGACGGCGGTGGTGTGCACCCGCTGGGCGAGGAGCCGGACGACGACACCGCGTGGGTGCGGCTCGAGGCCACCACCCCGGGGCGGTTGACGCAGGACGAGCTGGTCGAGCTGGTGCGTGCCGAGGTGCCGGCGCACGTGCGGGTCGAGCTGGTGGTGGGCGGTCGCACGGTGTGGCCGCGACCCGAGGAGGGGTCCCGATGA
- the map gene encoding type I methionyl aminopeptidase, with translation MIEILSPSEVSRARDTGALVAEILQTLRRRATVGTNLLEIDRWAQQMIVDAGAQSCYVDYAPSFGRGPFGHYICTAVNDAVLHGLPHDYALRDGDLLTLDLAVSLRGIAADSAISFVVGTPRDPADVALIETTERALAAAIAAARPGARVGDLSHAIGTVLTDAGYPVNTEFGGHGIGTTMHQDPHVPNTGRPGRGYPLRPGLLLALEPWVMADTDRLVTDPDGWTLRSATGCRTAHSEHTVAITQDGAEILTLPR, from the coding sequence GTGATCGAGATCCTCAGCCCCTCCGAGGTGTCCCGTGCCCGGGACACGGGAGCCCTGGTCGCCGAGATCCTGCAGACGCTGCGCCGCCGCGCCACGGTCGGCACCAACCTGCTGGAGATCGACCGGTGGGCGCAGCAGATGATCGTCGACGCCGGTGCGCAGTCCTGCTACGTCGACTACGCGCCGTCGTTCGGCCGCGGCCCGTTCGGCCACTACATCTGCACGGCCGTCAACGACGCCGTCCTGCACGGCCTGCCGCACGACTACGCGCTGCGCGACGGGGACCTGCTGACGCTCGACCTGGCGGTGTCGCTGCGCGGGATCGCCGCGGACTCCGCGATCAGCTTCGTCGTGGGCACGCCGCGCGACCCCGCCGACGTCGCGCTCATCGAGACGACCGAGCGCGCGCTGGCCGCCGCCATCGCCGCCGCGCGGCCCGGGGCCCGCGTCGGTGACCTCTCGCACGCCATCGGCACCGTGCTCACCGACGCCGGGTACCCCGTCAACACCGAGTTCGGTGGGCACGGCATCGGCACGACCATGCACCAGGACCCGCACGTGCCCAACACCGGCCGTCCCGGCCGTGGCTACCCGCTGCGTCCCGGCCTGCTGCTCGCCCTCGAGCCGTGGGTCATGGCGGACACGGACCGGCTCGTCACGGACCCCGACGGCTGGACGCTGCGCAGCGCGACGGGCTGCCGCACCGCGCACAGCGAGCACACCGTGGCGATCACGCAGGACGGCGCGGAGATCCTCACGCTCCCGCGCTGA
- a CDS encoding GPW/gp25 family protein → MSDLQHPSARMTAAADFVGRGFAWPFAVDHTGSIAMTDGTGDVEDAMRVVLLTAPGERLMRPAFGCRIWDLLFEPITPNLVGLVRQAVRDALAQWEPRVDVEDVRPVQDPGESGLLHIQIDYRVRSTNDRRNLVFPFYVIPREDS, encoded by the coding sequence ATGAGCGACCTCCAGCACCCGTCGGCGCGCATGACGGCGGCCGCGGACTTCGTCGGCCGCGGCTTCGCCTGGCCCTTCGCGGTCGACCACACCGGGTCGATCGCCATGACCGACGGGACCGGTGACGTCGAGGACGCCATGCGTGTCGTCCTGCTCACCGCCCCCGGCGAGCGCCTCATGCGCCCCGCGTTCGGCTGCCGCATCTGGGACCTGCTCTTCGAGCCGATCACCCCGAACCTCGTCGGGCTGGTGCGCCAGGCCGTGCGCGACGCGCTGGCCCAGTGGGAGCCGCGGGTCGACGTCGAGGACGTGCGTCCCGTGCAGGACCCCGGCGAGTCCGGCCTGCTCCACATCCAGATCGACTACCGCGTCCGGTCCACCAACGACCGCCGCAACCTGGTCTTCCCCTTCTACGTGATCCCCCGCGAGGACTCCTGA
- a CDS encoding putative baseplate assembly protein → MPPLDPPNLDDRRFQDIVDETKRLIPRFTPEWTNHNLSDPGVALVELFAWVGEMVLYRVNQVPDRMYAHFLELVGVEPFPPSVARTRLTFLLAAPATEPVVVPAGTTVSTVTVGGQDAVVFATSAEAVAVPPVLVAARTAGPDGAASTDAWEALQVPGESVRCFPSSPIRDGDALYLGCTGPLADLVLRLDVTAHAEGIGVDPTRPPLAWEVWSGEAWVPTVVDDDTTGGLNRDGTVTLLVGDRHAPLTIGGTTAYWLRARLLDRADGRPAYQASPHVGSVQVRTVGVGVPAEHAQAMPAEVLGRSDGRPGQRFAVSAAPVATRRPDERVVVVDRTGATEWDEVPDFSASGPDDRHVVWDSATGEVRFGPAVRQPDGRTRRHGAVPPDGAQVRVTGYRTGGGSRGNVGARTLTSLRTALPSVRSVTNLVPATGGVDAETVEEAKVRGPLALRAGQRAVTASDFEQVVRQASVEVARARCLVVPPDGPVRPVHVLLVPQVRTDPRSHTIDDFVLSPRLLDTVAAELDRRRTVGVSVGLGAPYYHGVSVAALVRAVPGRPAQAVRERVVEALTRFVHPLVGGPQGTGWPFGQTLTATAVAQVVEGVDGVLGVDEVTLFGYDLRNGRRVGEGRESLTIDADTLLLSAGHRVVVR, encoded by the coding sequence ATGCCGCCGCTCGACCCGCCGAACCTCGACGACCGCCGGTTCCAGGACATCGTCGACGAGACCAAGCGCCTCATCCCGCGCTTCACGCCCGAGTGGACCAACCACAACCTGTCGGACCCCGGCGTCGCGCTCGTCGAGCTCTTCGCGTGGGTCGGGGAGATGGTGCTGTACCGCGTCAACCAGGTGCCGGACCGCATGTACGCGCACTTCCTGGAGCTCGTCGGCGTCGAGCCGTTCCCCCCGTCGGTGGCGCGCACGCGGCTGACGTTCCTGCTGGCCGCACCGGCCACCGAGCCCGTGGTGGTGCCCGCGGGCACCACGGTGTCGACCGTGACGGTGGGGGGCCAGGACGCCGTGGTGTTCGCGACGTCCGCCGAGGCCGTCGCGGTCCCGCCCGTGCTGGTCGCGGCGCGGACGGCCGGGCCCGACGGCGCCGCGTCCACCGACGCGTGGGAGGCGCTGCAGGTGCCCGGCGAGTCCGTGCGCTGCTTCCCGTCGTCACCGATCCGCGACGGCGACGCGCTGTACCTGGGCTGCACCGGCCCGCTCGCGGACCTGGTGCTGCGCCTGGACGTCACCGCGCACGCCGAGGGCATCGGCGTGGACCCGACCCGGCCGCCCCTGGCGTGGGAGGTGTGGAGCGGTGAGGCGTGGGTGCCCACGGTCGTGGACGACGACACCACGGGCGGGCTCAACCGCGACGGCACCGTCACGCTGCTGGTCGGCGACCGGCACGCGCCCCTGACGATCGGCGGCACGACCGCGTACTGGCTGCGGGCGCGGCTGCTCGACCGCGCCGACGGCCGCCCCGCGTACCAGGCGTCCCCGCACGTGGGCTCCGTGCAGGTGCGCACGGTCGGCGTCGGCGTGCCCGCGGAGCACGCGCAGGCGATGCCGGCCGAGGTGCTGGGGCGGTCCGACGGGCGCCCGGGCCAGCGGTTCGCGGTGTCCGCCGCACCGGTCGCCACGCGGCGCCCGGACGAGCGCGTGGTCGTCGTGGACCGCACCGGCGCGACCGAGTGGGACGAGGTCCCCGACTTCTCCGCCTCCGGCCCGGACGACCGGCACGTCGTGTGGGACTCCGCGACGGGTGAGGTGCGCTTCGGCCCCGCCGTCCGCCAGCCCGACGGCCGCACGCGCCGGCACGGCGCCGTCCCGCCGGACGGTGCGCAGGTGCGCGTCACCGGCTACCGGACCGGCGGCGGGTCGCGCGGCAACGTCGGTGCCCGCACGCTGACGTCGCTGCGCACCGCGCTGCCGTCGGTGCGCTCGGTCACCAACCTGGTCCCGGCCACGGGTGGCGTCGACGCCGAGACGGTCGAGGAGGCCAAGGTGCGCGGGCCGCTGGCGCTGCGCGCGGGGCAGCGTGCGGTCACGGCGTCGGACTTCGAGCAGGTGGTCCGGCAGGCGTCCGTCGAGGTCGCGCGGGCCCGGTGCCTGGTCGTGCCTCCCGACGGGCCGGTGCGACCGGTGCACGTGCTGCTCGTGCCGCAGGTGCGCACGGACCCGCGCAGCCACACGATCGACGACTTCGTGCTCTCCCCGCGGCTGCTCGACACCGTCGCCGCCGAGCTGGACCGGCGCCGGACCGTGGGGGTCTCGGTGGGGCTGGGGGCGCCGTACTACCACGGGGTGTCCGTCGCGGCGCTGGTCCGGGCGGTCCCCGGGCGGCCCGCGCAGGCCGTGCGCGAGCGCGTCGTCGAGGCGCTCACGCGGTTCGTGCACCCCCTGGTCGGTGGTCCGCAGGGCACCGGTTGGCCGTTCGGCCAGACGCTCACCGCGACGGCTGTCGCGCAGGTCGTCGAGGGCGTCGACGGCGTCCTCGGCGTCGACGAGGTCACGCTGTTCGGGTACGACCTGCGCAACGGGCGGCGCGTCGGCGAGGGACGGGAGTCCCTGACGATCGACGCGGACACGCTGCTGCTGTCCGCCGGGCACCGCGTGGTCGTGCGATGA
- a CDS encoding phage tail protein: MSEQTPLGGGVPTTSGRFLLEVDGVEIGTFREVQGLRLDVDVVEHVEGGQNGYVHQLPGVMRWPHLVFTRGMVQSDALFGWVQRSSGQGFAGNGDTLTRATGAVTVLDDRGNRMRSWELDGVFAVSWTGPALSADSDAPLTESLEVAHHGFRAVTR, from the coding sequence GTGTCTGAGCAGACGCCCCTGGGCGGTGGTGTGCCGACGACGTCCGGCAGGTTCCTGCTGGAGGTCGACGGCGTGGAGATCGGCACGTTCCGCGAGGTGCAGGGCCTGCGCCTCGACGTCGACGTCGTCGAGCACGTCGAGGGCGGCCAGAACGGGTACGTGCACCAGCTGCCCGGCGTGATGCGCTGGCCGCACCTGGTGTTCACGCGCGGCATGGTGCAGTCCGACGCGCTCTTCGGCTGGGTGCAGCGGTCCTCCGGGCAGGGCTTCGCCGGCAACGGCGACACCCTCACGCGCGCCACCGGCGCCGTGACCGTCCTCGACGACCGGGGCAACCGCATGCGCTCGTGGGAGCTCGACGGCGTCTTCGCCGTGAGCTGGACGGGCCCGGCGCTGTCCGCCGACTCCGACGCACCCCTGACCGAGTCCCTCGAGGTCGCGCACCACGGGTTCCGCGCGGTGACGCGGTGA
- a CDS encoding CIS tube protein, which translates to MTATTAPVKAFLEIEGGQKVPCLFNPAQLQLTRENHWVGDPRPGRGVPRLRYAGSSSGVLSVDLFFDTTHDGTDVTRHTGRLLELMEVDPSLPGADEATGNVRPPTVTFHWGDLHSFTAVVAALELTFTYFSASGTPLRARAGLELRQYEPSRAFGPQNPTSGTPQPHRVHRVQAGETLDRIAAQHYGDPTRWRALAQANGIDDPLDLRPGTVLSVPRGDA; encoded by the coding sequence ATGACGGCGACGACGGCCCCGGTCAAGGCGTTCCTCGAGATCGAGGGCGGGCAGAAGGTGCCCTGCCTGTTCAACCCGGCGCAGCTGCAGCTCACGCGGGAGAACCACTGGGTGGGCGACCCGCGCCCGGGCCGCGGCGTGCCCCGGCTGCGGTACGCCGGGTCGTCGTCCGGCGTGCTCAGCGTCGACCTGTTCTTCGACACCACGCACGACGGCACCGACGTCACCCGGCACACCGGACGCCTGCTGGAGCTCATGGAGGTCGACCCGTCGCTGCCGGGTGCGGACGAGGCCACGGGCAACGTCCGCCCGCCGACCGTCACGTTCCACTGGGGCGACCTGCACTCGTTCACGGCGGTGGTCGCGGCCCTCGAGCTGACGTTCACGTACTTCTCCGCGTCGGGGACCCCGCTGCGGGCCCGGGCGGGGCTGGAGCTGCGGCAGTACGAGCCGTCGCGCGCGTTCGGCCCGCAGAACCCCACGTCGGGCACGCCCCAGCCGCACCGCGTCCACCGGGTGCAGGCCGGCGAGACGCTGGACCGCATCGCCGCGCAGCACTACGGCGACCCGACGCGGTGGCGTGCGCTCGCGCAGGCCAACGGCATCGACGACCCGCTGGACCTGCGCCCCGGCACCGTCCTGTCCGTCCCGCGGGGTGACGCGTGA